Proteins encoded together in one Vibrio metoecus window:
- a CDS encoding TetR/AcrR family transcriptional regulator, with protein sequence MRVAEFDREQVLRSAMDEFMSKGFNKTSMQDLKRVTGLHPGSIYCAFENKRGLLIAALEQYTKQRVSEFNAIFAAHPTILAGLEQYMAMVVDECERDEIKDCLLQKALNELSCQDEEVETLIRATVGTWKQGMLAQLQEAQQRGEINPDSDCVLLTEYLVMGIYGLRSFAHTRPEKGLLRKLADKLLNAIR encoded by the coding sequence GTGCGAGTAGCTGAATTTGACCGAGAGCAGGTGTTGCGATCCGCGATGGATGAATTTATGTCCAAAGGATTCAACAAAACCAGCATGCAAGATTTAAAACGCGTGACCGGTTTACACCCCGGCTCGATTTACTGCGCGTTTGAAAATAAGCGCGGTTTGCTGATTGCCGCCCTTGAGCAATACACCAAACAACGCGTCTCGGAATTTAATGCGATTTTCGCCGCACATCCCACCATCTTAGCGGGATTAGAGCAGTACATGGCGATGGTCGTTGATGAGTGCGAACGCGATGAGATCAAAGATTGCTTGCTGCAAAAAGCGCTCAATGAACTCTCTTGTCAGGATGAAGAAGTCGAAACGCTGATCCGCGCCACAGTGGGTACTTGGAAGCAAGGCATGCTTGCGCAATTACAAGAAGCACAGCAGCGCGGCGAGATAAACCCAGACAGTGACTGCGTGCTGCTCACCGAATATTTGGTGATGGGCATTTATGGTTTGCGCTCGTTTGCCCACACTCGGCCGGAAAAAGGCTTACTCAGAAAGCTCGCCGATAAACTGTTGAACGCGATTCGCTGA
- a CDS encoding LysE family translocator, which translates to MIDVSVLPVYLTAVLALLLIPGPDMLLIASSSMSYGRRVGLFASLGNATSGMILTLLAALGVSALIAMNPLALNVLHLLGGAYLLKMAWDCLRADAAQAPTLDESQAVAKTFYQRALVSNLLNPKALVFFVLFLPQFVSTNIAASSAEQMFALGMVLNVCGLLFNLLLVALIGVFGRSLVDNQRFRTYQHKVMGAVFLLLALWMLSDFV; encoded by the coding sequence ATGATTGATGTTTCGGTATTACCAGTTTATCTCACCGCGGTATTGGCGCTGTTGCTGATCCCAGGGCCAGATATGCTGCTGATTGCGAGCTCTAGTATGAGCTACGGACGCCGAGTCGGTTTGTTTGCCAGCTTGGGCAATGCCACATCAGGGATGATTTTAACCTTACTCGCGGCGCTCGGGGTTTCTGCACTGATTGCCATGAACCCGTTGGCGCTCAATGTGCTGCATTTGTTGGGGGGAGCATACCTGCTCAAAATGGCGTGGGATTGCCTACGCGCCGATGCAGCGCAAGCGCCCACCTTGGATGAGTCACAAGCGGTAGCAAAAACCTTTTACCAACGCGCTTTAGTGAGTAATTTGCTGAACCCCAAAGCCTTGGTGTTCTTTGTGCTGTTTTTGCCGCAGTTTGTTTCAACCAATATCGCAGCCAGCTCTGCCGAACAGATGTTCGCGCTGGGTATGGTACTGAATGTGTGCGGCTTGCTGTTTAATCTGCTGCTGGTGGCTTTGATTGGCGTGTTTGGTCGCTCGCTGGTCGACAATCAGCGTTTTCGCACTTATCAGCACAAAGTGATGGGCGCGGTTTTTTTGCTGCTAGCGCTCTGGATGCTCAGCGATTTTGTGTGA
- a CDS encoding AraC family transcriptional regulator produces MGDSAGKIKEQAKFQIAEEFGGLELLDAQYETQNFSRHSHEGYTVGVIERGAQSFYRTGGTHIAPQDSIILVNADEVHTGHSAVEGGWAYKAMYPLPEQFATVAKEIGANTGAPYFPQAVVYDPELASQLRLVFETLEKSTNRLLRETLIYASLVKLMTRHGRTAPKADQPLSALRPLLLVKEFLDDFPQADVSLEELAQLAGLSPFHLVRTFQKQFGLPPHAYQIQARLRLAKTLLKQGVSISETAQECGFHDQSHLHRHFKKALGITPKQYARP; encoded by the coding sequence ATGGGCGACTCAGCAGGCAAAATTAAAGAACAAGCAAAATTTCAGATTGCCGAAGAGTTTGGCGGCCTAGAGCTGCTCGATGCGCAATACGAAACGCAGAATTTTTCTCGCCACAGCCATGAAGGCTATACCGTGGGAGTGATTGAGCGCGGTGCACAATCTTTCTACCGCACCGGCGGCACCCATATTGCGCCGCAAGACAGCATTATTTTGGTCAACGCCGATGAAGTGCACACCGGACACTCCGCCGTCGAAGGTGGTTGGGCGTACAAAGCCATGTACCCACTGCCCGAGCAGTTTGCCACGGTTGCCAAAGAGATTGGCGCCAATACCGGCGCGCCTTATTTTCCACAAGCGGTGGTGTATGACCCCGAACTCGCGAGCCAACTGCGCTTAGTGTTTGAAACCCTTGAGAAATCGACTAACCGCTTGCTACGTGAAACCCTGATTTACGCCAGCTTAGTCAAGCTGATGACACGCCACGGCCGCACAGCGCCAAAGGCTGATCAACCGCTATCTGCACTACGCCCATTATTGCTAGTTAAAGAGTTTCTGGATGATTTTCCGCAGGCCGATGTTTCACTCGAAGAGCTGGCACAACTGGCGGGATTAAGTCCTTTTCATCTGGTGCGTACCTTTCAAAAACAGTTTGGTTTGCCACCCCACGCTTATCAAATCCAAGCCCGCTTGCGCCTCGCGAAAACCCTTTTAAAGCAAGGCGTGAGTATCTCAGAAACCGCGCAAGAGTGTGGCTTTCACGATCAAAGCCATCTGCATCGCCACTTTAAAAAAGCGCTCGGCATCACCCCAAAACAGTACGCAAGACCTTAG
- a CDS encoding AzlC family ABC transporter permease — protein sequence MNSQVLTIDDSPTPTRLFWQGTVAMLPLSIAVLPWGLLAGSFAIEAGLSVIESQALSAILFAGAAQLVAIGMFKTGAGLLSLLIATFFITSRHFLYSVSMRSKISPLPLRWRLTLGFLLTDELFAICGAQSDKQFNRWYALGAGLSFYLIWNLASLVGIVAGSYLPDLNQWGLEFAVAATFIAIVIPNIKSWPVLISVLTALVLSVLLTVMGIEGSLMFASIGAMLAGYGTERLLGAHP from the coding sequence ATGAATAGCCAAGTGTTAACCATTGATGATTCACCTACCCCCACCCGGCTGTTTTGGCAGGGCACAGTCGCTATGCTGCCGTTGAGCATTGCGGTATTACCTTGGGGTTTACTGGCCGGCTCGTTTGCGATTGAAGCGGGGTTATCGGTCATCGAGAGCCAAGCCTTGTCTGCAATCTTGTTTGCAGGAGCGGCACAGTTAGTCGCTATCGGCATGTTTAAAACGGGGGCGGGGTTACTGAGTTTGTTGATAGCCACTTTTTTTATTACCTCACGCCATTTTCTGTACAGCGTATCAATGCGCAGCAAAATCAGCCCATTACCCTTGCGCTGGCGGCTGACACTGGGCTTTTTGCTCACCGATGAGCTGTTTGCGATTTGCGGCGCGCAGTCCGACAAGCAGTTTAATCGCTGGTATGCGTTAGGCGCAGGGCTGAGTTTTTATCTGATTTGGAATTTAGCCAGCTTGGTCGGCATTGTCGCAGGCAGCTATCTGCCCGATCTCAATCAGTGGGGATTGGAATTCGCGGTCGCCGCCACTTTCATCGCGATTGTGATCCCGAATATCAAAAGCTGGCCTGTGCTGATTTCGGTACTAACCGCCTTGGTGTTATCAGTGTTACTCACCGTGATGGGGATTGAAGGCAGCCTAATGTTCGCCAGTATTGGCGCCATGCTCGCCGGCTACGGTACTGAACGTTTATTAGGAGCTCACCCATGA
- a CDS encoding AzlD domain-containing protein, whose product MIMLSIFAMTALVFLSRYLFLEPKLPLRLSPTLQRLLSYSGPAVLTAIWAPIVFMPEKTLWLEWHNPYLLAALLSGLLAWLSKNVLLTTVVGMGSFLLLKLVVLA is encoded by the coding sequence ATGATCATGCTTTCGATATTCGCGATGACGGCACTGGTGTTTCTCAGCCGTTATCTGTTTCTTGAACCTAAGCTGCCCCTGCGTTTGAGCCCCACGTTGCAACGCTTACTTAGCTACTCTGGGCCTGCGGTGCTCACCGCGATTTGGGCACCAATTGTGTTTATGCCGGAAAAAACCTTGTGGCTAGAGTGGCACAACCCCTATCTTCTCGCCGCACTGCTTTCTGGTTTACTGGCTTGGTTAAGCAAAAATGTCCTGCTGACGACCGTCGTGGGGATGGGGAGTTTCTTACTGCTCAAGCTGGTGGTATTAGCTTAA
- a CDS encoding fumarylacetoacetate hydrolase family protein, whose translation MSHIQFANRNISVGKVLCIGRNYVEHIQELHNSIPEQMVLFHKPSSAVTSHLRAFHQEPLHYEAEICFLVEKGQYVAVGIGLDLTKRQMQSYLKSKGLPWERAKAFDGAAVLSRFVALDGLDAADLNLELLINCVRVQKGHVNQMLHSPEAVLQELKSYLTLEDGDVVMTGTPQGVGEVHQGDRFVGRLKCGEQTLIEVEWLAE comes from the coding sequence ATGAGTCATATCCAATTTGCCAACCGAAACATATCCGTGGGTAAAGTGCTGTGTATCGGGCGTAACTATGTTGAACACATTCAGGAACTGCACAATAGCATTCCAGAACAGATGGTGCTGTTTCATAAGCCTTCATCAGCGGTTACATCGCATCTGCGCGCCTTCCATCAAGAGCCTTTGCATTATGAAGCAGAGATCTGTTTTCTGGTTGAAAAGGGACAATATGTCGCGGTGGGAATTGGCCTAGATTTGACCAAGCGCCAAATGCAGAGTTATCTCAAGTCCAAAGGCTTGCCTTGGGAGCGTGCTAAAGCGTTTGATGGTGCTGCAGTCTTGAGCCGATTTGTTGCGCTTGACGGGTTGGATGCCGCCGATCTCAATTTGGAACTGCTGATCAACTGCGTACGTGTGCAAAAAGGGCATGTTAATCAGATGCTTCACTCGCCGGAGGCTGTGTTACAAGAGCTAAAAAGCTATCTGACTTTGGAAGATGGTGATGTGGTGATGACAGGTACACCACAAGGCGTTGGGGAAGTACATCAAGGCGACCGTTTTGTGGGCCGCCTGAAATGTGGTGAACAGACCTTGATTGAAGTGGAATGGTTGGCTGAATAA
- a CDS encoding MarR family winged helix-turn-helix transcriptional regulator, with protein MSSPQVSCQTPTHDPLLLENQVCFPLYSASNAVIRAYRPLLDQLDITYSQYLVLLVLWQQNGINVKDLGAKLHLDSGTLTPLLKRLEAKGIVERRRSSSDERVRELFLTPAGFALQEQARSVPNEMLCKFDLSLEELISLKTLCEKILHTLD; from the coding sequence ATGTCTTCTCCACAAGTGAGCTGCCAAACGCCGACTCATGATCCATTACTGTTGGAAAATCAGGTCTGTTTCCCACTCTACAGTGCATCGAATGCGGTAATCCGTGCTTATCGTCCGCTGCTTGATCAACTGGATATCACTTATTCGCAATATTTGGTGCTGCTGGTACTGTGGCAACAAAACGGAATTAATGTGAAAGATCTCGGTGCTAAGCTGCATTTGGATTCCGGCACGCTGACTCCGCTACTGAAAAGGTTGGAAGCGAAAGGAATTGTGGAACGGCGACGCAGCAGCAGTGATGAGCGGGTTCGTGAGCTATTTTTGACGCCTGCAGGGTTTGCGTTGCAGGAGCAGGCACGTTCAGTACCGAATGAGATGCTGTGTAAATTTGATCTCAGCTTAGAGGAGCTGATTAGCCTAAAAACGTTGTGCGAGAAAATTCTCCATACTCTTGATTGA
- a CDS encoding organic hydroperoxide resistance protein — MSTIYQTSATASAGRNGVVSTEDKLLELNLSYPKEMGGSGTATNPEQLFAAGYAACFSNAILHVAREAKVALKEAPVTATVGIGSNGQGGFALSVALAAHIALEDEQARQLVTVAHQVCPYSNAVRGNIDVQVSVNGLAL, encoded by the coding sequence ATGAGTACGATTTATCAAACTTCCGCCACCGCTTCTGCAGGACGCAATGGAGTAGTCAGTACCGAAGACAAACTGCTTGAGCTCAATCTCAGCTACCCAAAAGAGATGGGCGGAAGCGGTACGGCAACCAACCCAGAGCAACTGTTTGCAGCCGGTTATGCCGCTTGCTTTTCGAACGCGATTTTGCACGTCGCTCGTGAAGCAAAAGTCGCCTTAAAAGAAGCACCTGTGACCGCCACTGTGGGCATCGGATCCAATGGTCAAGGTGGCTTTGCGCTAAGTGTCGCCCTCGCCGCACACATCGCTTTAGAAGATGAACAAGCCAGACAGTTGGTGACCGTTGCCCATCAAGTCTGTCCTTATTCCAATGCTGTGCGTGGCAACATTGACGTGCAAGTCAGCGTCAATGGTTTAGCCCTGTAA
- a CDS encoding porin, whose protein sequence is MKKAAVALAIVSALVSGSTLAATVYDAEGTTLKVGGRLEFRGDFNGDDKGKEIAGTMLNKSRVRLNVAGETDIGAGMKGFGFWEAEQGVKSSAGASTEQETTFKQRYMYVGMKGDFGSLSFGRQNTAGVQISDLSDIGTFTGDQKAFISAGNEQINNTIAYGYDFESFKLKASYIADDEKNADGFGISGIYSTPFGLDLGLGYAANDLGTDNGSADQIIAGLGYTMGDLYFGATYTTGDKDDKADTQFTGIETSAQYKITKQFRLIAAYQTQEEETKNVTKDKSDFFELTGRYDFTKNFRSYIAYKANGLDDKDAGYKVEDTIRLGLRYDF, encoded by the coding sequence ATGAAAAAGGCAGCAGTTGCTCTCGCCATCGTTTCCGCACTGGTATCAGGTTCTACTTTAGCCGCAACCGTTTATGATGCAGAAGGCACCACGCTCAAAGTTGGTGGCCGTCTGGAATTTCGTGGCGACTTCAACGGTGACGACAAAGGCAAAGAAATTGCCGGCACAATGCTCAACAAGAGCCGTGTACGTCTGAATGTGGCTGGTGAAACGGATATTGGCGCAGGCATGAAAGGCTTCGGTTTCTGGGAAGCAGAACAAGGCGTGAAATCGTCTGCAGGTGCTTCAACAGAGCAAGAAACGACGTTCAAACAACGTTATATGTACGTCGGTATGAAAGGCGATTTTGGTAGCCTTTCTTTTGGTCGCCAAAACACAGCAGGTGTGCAAATTTCTGATCTATCTGATATCGGTACTTTTACGGGTGATCAAAAAGCCTTTATCAGTGCAGGTAACGAGCAAATCAACAACACCATCGCTTACGGTTATGACTTCGAAAGCTTTAAGCTAAAAGCGAGCTACATTGCTGATGATGAGAAAAATGCCGACGGCTTTGGTATTTCTGGCATTTATTCAACGCCCTTTGGCTTGGATCTTGGCTTAGGCTATGCCGCTAACGATCTTGGCACGGATAACGGTTCAGCAGATCAAATTATTGCAGGCCTAGGTTACACCATGGGGGATCTCTACTTTGGTGCCACTTACACCACTGGTGATAAAGATGACAAAGCCGATACACAATTCACGGGCATCGAAACCTCTGCTCAGTACAAAATTACCAAGCAGTTCCGCCTGATTGCCGCTTACCAAACTCAAGAAGAAGAAACCAAAAATGTCACTAAAGACAAATCGGATTTCTTCGAGCTCACTGGCCGTTACGATTTCACGAAAAACTTCCGTTCTTACATCGCTTACAAAGCGAATGGTTTGGATGACAAAGACGCCGGCTACAAAGTCGAAGACACTATCCGTCTTGGCTTACGTTACGATTTCTAA